One Candidatus Nanosynbacter featherlites genomic region harbors:
- the pheT gene encoding phenylalanine--tRNA ligase subunit beta, whose product MKVSLNLIKQLINFELPPVDELVARVNQQLGGVEEVIDLSAKYGGARIVRVVECAKHPDADRLSVAKIDDGSAVADVPRDDNGLVQVVCGAPNVHADMWAIWLPPKSTVPASFDDDEPFVLDARPLRGVLSQGMLAAADELAIGTDHEGIIEIHQHDMPAGVELTAGARFAETFGLDDYVLDIENKMFTHRPDCFGQLGVAREIAGIFHQQFASPEWYKSEQQFAGAEGLELTVANDAPELVPRFMAVAFCDVTVGPSPLWLQCKLVAMGGKPINNIVDATNYIMLLTAQPTHAYDYDKLRGHKLEARLARDGEKVSLLNGKKYELTTDDIVIADGEGVIGLAGIMGGADTEVSDGTKNIVLECANFDMYALRRTAMRHGIFTDALTRFNKGQSPLQNAAVLKQLMNMVGGVQASEVFDLKQFSDELDDYFDGKYTPANIDIDSKFINERLGLDLSGDDICDLLNNVEIKSHGPEEELDYICIQSPFWRTDLELPEDIVEEVGRLYGFDKLPRQLPRRSIKSTPKNLRRELKNAVRQSLSRAGANEVLTYSFVHERILKNAEQDISQAYKLSNALSPDLQYYRLTVLPSLLDKVHANIKAGHDEFSLFEMGKGHVKMHGLGEDGLPEASQFTDIVYAAKKPGAGAPFYKIRRLVEQLAHDLGAELVFKPIEQELAFPVTAPFDQSRSALVETTDGQFIGIVGELKQPVIKNFKLPAYVAAASLDTAGLEAVYAKHGSHYQPLSRYPSTSRDISLKLPTNINYASVAQGIDRILKTVEIDAAFHAVSIYQPSNDVTTKTLTFRLVFTSHQRTLVDSDITPIIESIQQTMQQTYGAELV is encoded by the coding sequence ATGAAAGTCAGCCTAAACCTTATCAAACAATTGATTAATTTTGAATTACCTCCCGTAGATGAGTTGGTGGCGCGGGTCAATCAGCAACTCGGCGGCGTCGAAGAAGTGATCGACCTCAGCGCTAAATATGGCGGCGCGCGAATTGTCCGGGTGGTTGAATGTGCCAAGCATCCTGACGCTGATCGTCTGAGTGTGGCCAAGATCGATGATGGCAGTGCGGTGGCGGATGTGCCGCGTGATGACAATGGTCTGGTGCAGGTGGTCTGCGGCGCGCCAAATGTACATGCAGATATGTGGGCGATTTGGTTGCCGCCGAAAAGTACGGTGCCGGCGAGTTTTGATGACGATGAGCCGTTCGTGTTGGATGCACGACCACTGCGTGGCGTGCTCAGTCAGGGTATGTTGGCGGCGGCAGACGAGCTGGCGATTGGTACGGATCACGAGGGAATTATTGAAATTCACCAACATGACATGCCGGCGGGTGTTGAGCTCACGGCGGGCGCTCGTTTTGCTGAGACGTTTGGTTTGGATGACTATGTGCTAGATATCGAAAATAAGATGTTTACGCACCGGCCGGACTGCTTTGGGCAGCTTGGCGTGGCACGCGAGATTGCTGGGATTTTTCATCAGCAGTTTGCCAGCCCTGAGTGGTATAAGTCAGAACAGCAGTTTGCTGGCGCTGAGGGTCTGGAGCTAACAGTAGCGAACGATGCGCCAGAATTAGTGCCGCGGTTCATGGCAGTAGCGTTTTGTGACGTTACCGTGGGTCCAAGCCCGTTGTGGCTACAATGTAAATTGGTGGCGATGGGTGGCAAGCCGATTAACAACATTGTCGATGCCACGAATTATATCATGCTACTAACGGCACAGCCAACGCACGCCTATGATTATGATAAATTACGCGGACATAAACTTGAGGCGCGGCTGGCTCGTGATGGTGAGAAAGTTAGCTTGCTGAATGGCAAGAAATATGAGCTGACGACGGACGACATCGTCATCGCTGATGGCGAGGGTGTGATCGGCCTGGCGGGAATTATGGGTGGTGCTGATACTGAGGTTTCGGATGGCACGAAAAACATCGTCCTCGAATGTGCTAATTTTGACATGTATGCGCTGCGCCGCACCGCCATGCGACATGGTATTTTCACCGACGCGCTGACGCGGTTTAATAAGGGTCAGTCGCCGCTCCAAAATGCTGCTGTGCTGAAGCAGCTGATGAACATGGTGGGTGGAGTGCAGGCGAGCGAAGTGTTTGATTTGAAGCAATTTAGTGACGAGCTCGACGATTATTTTGATGGAAAATACACGCCGGCTAATATTGATATCGACAGTAAATTTATCAATGAGAGATTGGGCTTGGACTTATCTGGCGATGATATTTGCGACTTGTTGAATAACGTGGAAATAAAGAGTCATGGTCCGGAAGAAGAATTGGATTATATTTGCATCCAATCGCCATTTTGGCGCACCGACCTTGAGCTACCGGAGGACATTGTCGAAGAGGTCGGCCGGCTGTATGGCTTTGATAAATTGCCGCGCCAATTGCCGCGTCGTAGCATCAAATCAACACCGAAAAACTTGCGTCGTGAGCTAAAAAACGCCGTTCGTCAAAGTCTGTCGCGTGCTGGCGCTAATGAAGTCTTGACCTACAGCTTCGTTCATGAACGCATCCTGAAAAACGCCGAGCAAGACATTAGCCAGGCGTACAAATTATCAAACGCCCTCAGTCCTGATTTGCAATATTACCGCTTGACGGTGCTGCCGAGTTTGCTCGACAAAGTTCACGCTAACATCAAGGCTGGGCATGATGAATTTTCCTTGTTTGAAATGGGTAAGGGCCATGTCAAAATGCACGGCTTAGGCGAAGATGGTTTGCCAGAAGCTAGTCAGTTCACCGACATCGTCTATGCCGCCAAAAAGCCGGGAGCGGGTGCACCATTTTACAAAATTCGTCGCTTGGTTGAGCAGCTAGCACATGACCTTGGTGCCGAACTGGTGTTTAAGCCAATTGAACAAGAACTTGCGTTTCCGGTCACGGCACCGTTTGACCAATCACGCAGTGCACTGGTCGAGACGACTGACGGGCAGTTCATCGGTATAGTCGGAGAATTGAAACAGCCAGTCATCAAGAATTTCAAATTGCCAGCGTACGTAGCTGCGGCCAGCTTGGATACAGCTGGCCTAGAGGCCGTCTACGCCAAGCACGGTAGTCATTACCAACCGCTCAGCCGCTATCCATCAACCAGTCGCGATATTTCGCTGAAACTACCAACTAATATCAATTATGCATCTGTCGCTCAAGGCATTGATCGCATTCTCAAAACGGTGGAGATTGATGCGGCCTTTCATGCGGTATCCATATACCAGCCATCAAACGATGTGACAACAAAAACCTTAACCTTCCGCTTAGTCTTCACGAGTCATCAGCGCACCTTGGTTGATTCCGACATTACGCCAATTATCGAATCGATCCAGCAGACCATGCAACAAACTTACGGCGCGGAGCTTGTCTGA
- a CDS encoding ASCH domain-containing protein — protein MTTHQLKLATEPFDAITSGNKTIESRLYDDKRQKIQIGDQIIFTNRDNPSQTAAVTVVGLLRYATFHDLFSHNDPQKFGGESVAWLENQINEFYSIEDQRLHGVVGIEFILSR, from the coding sequence ATGACAACACACCAATTAAAACTAGCCACCGAACCTTTTGACGCCATCACTTCTGGCAATAAAACCATCGAATCACGGCTATATGACGACAAGCGCCAGAAAATTCAAATCGGCGACCAGATTATCTTTACCAATCGAGACAATCCCAGCCAAACTGCTGCTGTTACAGTCGTCGGTTTATTGCGCTATGCGACGTTTCATGATTTGTTTTCGCACAATGATCCGCAGAAATTTGGCGGCGAGAGTGTTGCATGGCTAGAAAATCAAATCAACGAATTTTATTCTATTGAAGACCAGAGACTACATGGGGTAGTGGGTATTGAATTTATATTATCTCGATGA
- a CDS encoding ABC transporter ATP-binding protein, whose translation MSILTLRDIIYSYADGTSNVLNGINYQFEKGKFYAIVGSSGAGKSTLLGLLAGLDTPTGGQILFDDQDIAEQGYSHHRKHNISLVFQNYNLIDYLTPLENLKLVNPKATNETLHAMGLDDDHINRNVMKLSGGQQQRVAIGRALVSSAPIILADEPTGNLDETTAADIINILRRAAHKNDKCVIVVTHSKQLAKQADVVLKLKDKKLQLSKKK comes from the coding sequence ATGTCAATACTTACGTTACGCGATATCATTTACTCATACGCCGACGGCACTAGCAATGTGCTCAACGGCATCAATTATCAGTTTGAAAAAGGCAAATTCTACGCCATCGTCGGTAGTTCTGGCGCCGGCAAGTCGACACTGCTGGGACTGCTAGCGGGGCTAGACACACCGACTGGCGGGCAGATTTTGTTCGATGATCAAGACATCGCCGAGCAGGGCTACTCGCATCATCGCAAACACAATATCTCACTGGTATTTCAGAATTATAACCTGATCGACTACTTGACGCCGCTGGAAAACTTGAAATTAGTTAATCCGAAGGCTACCAACGAAACGTTGCACGCCATGGGACTGGACGACGATCATATCAATCGCAACGTCATGAAACTTTCTGGCGGTCAGCAACAACGCGTGGCGATCGGGCGAGCGCTGGTATCCTCCGCACCGATTATCTTGGCGGACGAGCCAACTGGTAACCTGGACGAAACCACCGCTGCCGACATTATCAACATCCTGCGCCGGGCCGCCCACAAAAACGACAAATGTGTCATCGTCGTCACTCATAGTAAACAGCTGGCCAAGCAAGCGGATGTAGTATTGAAGCTGAAGGATAAGAAGCTTCAACTCAGTAAGAAAAAATAA
- a CDS encoding ABC transporter permease → MMTIIKRAWTAVARRRRRSLTIALIMTLIFTLLIGTLTVQQTMAQLKQSVERNIRAGFSIASKQSSGEVPMEMARQVQRAHGVKAHNFQTETTAGLPGKQLIDTAGGGVQLDAGIAGEAKVTGATQSNLLSEFTGKFYQLEQGKHLTEHDQNAALIHKTFAEKNNIKPGDKLDITKDGRRVTVTVAGIFSGKGEKPAVLQSDMAENHVITNLAVAQQLTGSQQLTRATYFAENPHQLKSLTDHVKSLPNVDWQKFSLTDNGAVFAGVLQNIAGIQNILTIATIGAAAAGLAVLSLVLVFWVRGRLHEIGILLSIGTSKRQIIGQFLAELAIIALVSSVFALAIGSVASSQISTALTAQTDQSQRTEKTAVHAAPVATYLEAFAFGYMVVLLSATAATAPIMRQSPKQILAKLS, encoded by the coding sequence ATGATGACGATTATCAAACGAGCCTGGACGGCTGTGGCGCGGCGGCGGCGTCGCAGCCTGACCATCGCCCTGATCATGACGCTGATTTTCACGCTGCTGATCGGTACGCTGACAGTGCAGCAGACGATGGCGCAGCTGAAGCAATCGGTCGAGCGGAACATCCGCGCTGGCTTTAGTATCGCCAGCAAGCAGTCATCGGGCGAGGTGCCGATGGAAATGGCACGACAGGTGCAGCGTGCACATGGCGTCAAAGCGCACAATTTCCAGACAGAGACCACCGCGGGACTGCCGGGCAAGCAATTAATCGACACGGCAGGCGGCGGTGTGCAGCTGGACGCTGGGATTGCTGGCGAAGCGAAGGTGACGGGCGCCACACAGAGTAATCTGCTTAGCGAGTTCACTGGTAAATTTTACCAACTGGAGCAGGGCAAGCATTTGACCGAGCACGATCAAAACGCGGCCCTGATTCACAAAACGTTCGCTGAGAAAAATAATATCAAGCCAGGCGACAAGCTGGACATCACCAAAGACGGCCGGCGGGTGACGGTGACTGTCGCTGGTATCTTCAGCGGCAAAGGCGAAAAGCCAGCGGTCTTACAGTCCGACATGGCGGAGAATCATGTCATAACCAACTTAGCTGTGGCGCAGCAGCTGACGGGTAGCCAGCAGTTGACTCGAGCGACGTATTTCGCCGAAAATCCGCATCAGCTGAAGTCGTTAACGGACCACGTCAAAAGTTTACCAAACGTCGATTGGCAGAAATTCAGCCTGACTGACAACGGGGCCGTGTTCGCTGGAGTTCTCCAAAACATCGCTGGCATTCAAAATATTTTGACGATTGCCACCATCGGCGCAGCCGCAGCGGGGTTGGCGGTACTGTCACTGGTGCTGGTGTTCTGGGTGCGCGGCCGCTTGCATGAAATTGGCATCTTGCTGTCTATCGGCACGTCGAAGCGGCAGATTATCGGGCAGTTCTTGGCAGAGCTGGCCATCATCGCTCTAGTTAGTTCGGTGTTCGCGCTCGCCATTGGCTCGGTCGCCTCATCGCAAATTTCTACTGCCCTGACAGCGCAAACCGACCAAAGCCAGCGCACAGAAAAGACTGCGGTGCACGCCGCGCCAGTGGCGACCTACCTAGAGGCTTTCGCCTTCGGCTACATGGTCGTTCTGCTATCAGCCACCGCTGCCACCGCGCCAATTATGCGCCAATCACCAAAGCAAATTTTAGCAAAATTAAGTTAG
- a CDS encoding sensor histidine kinase has translation MKNLKLFPKTFLVSIGLFAALIVLVHALVYTLMPQFYLQQKEREAADNLTALVAELRGKSTEEMHRLSQEFAQVKNVNITLTIDGRDQYFQGFQSINIVTDSGKSVDASVVKIADGQTIDPRSVILRQGSVANSQGQTIAVKLLADVAPVTQAKLATLQVLPYTMLGSLLVALVFSYIYSRFVTRPIRQMAAVTTTMQRLEKDAHYPVNSSDEIGVLGRNINELYQNLWQTIRSLEHENKRITQLEKEKIAFLRAASHELKTPLAALRIMLENMQLNIGEYKNRDQYLAESVAQVDRLAAMVNDVLRSGSVAEQALHQEKRLRIDKLAAEVVDDYMLLAKTRGMTFTVDARPTTIRANRDMIRHVISNLVSNAVRHGDVRSVIKITCNQNELAIENACRPLTKQQLQHVFDPFYRSSDDMKQHADSSGIGLYTVKMLLDTKGLDYDFTPHGRGMRFVVRFE, from the coding sequence ATGAAGAATCTTAAATTATTCCCCAAAACATTTTTGGTGTCAATCGGCCTGTTTGCGGCGTTGATCGTCCTGGTACATGCGCTGGTCTACACCTTGATGCCGCAATTTTATCTGCAACAAAAAGAGCGCGAGGCGGCGGACAATCTCACGGCGCTCGTGGCTGAACTACGTGGCAAATCGACTGAGGAAATGCATCGTCTCAGCCAGGAGTTTGCTCAAGTGAAAAATGTTAATATCACGCTGACGATTGACGGTCGCGACCAGTATTTTCAGGGTTTTCAGTCGATCAACATTGTGACGGACAGCGGTAAATCGGTTGACGCCAGCGTGGTGAAAATCGCTGATGGCCAAACAATTGATCCGCGCTCGGTGATTTTGCGGCAGGGAAGTGTGGCGAATAGCCAAGGTCAAACGATCGCCGTCAAGCTGTTGGCCGATGTGGCGCCTGTCACTCAGGCCAAGCTCGCCACGCTGCAGGTACTACCCTATACCATGCTTGGCTCGCTGTTGGTGGCACTCGTGTTTTCGTACATCTATAGCCGTTTTGTGACGCGGCCGATTCGCCAGATGGCGGCGGTGACCACGACCATGCAGCGGCTGGAAAAGGATGCGCATTATCCAGTAAATAGCAGTGATGAAATCGGCGTGCTAGGACGAAACATTAACGAACTCTATCAAAACCTGTGGCAAACGATTCGCTCGCTGGAGCATGAGAATAAGCGGATCACGCAGCTGGAAAAGGAAAAAATCGCGTTTTTACGTGCGGCCTCGCACGAGCTAAAAACGCCACTAGCAGCCCTCCGGATCATGCTCGAGAACATGCAACTAAACATCGGCGAATATAAAAATCGCGACCAGTACCTGGCGGAATCGGTGGCGCAGGTTGATCGCTTGGCGGCGATGGTGAATGACGTTTTGCGCTCTGGCAGTGTCGCCGAGCAGGCTTTGCACCAGGAGAAACGGCTGAGGATCGATAAGCTGGCCGCTGAGGTGGTTGACGATTATATGTTGCTAGCAAAAACGCGCGGCATGACTTTCACGGTTGACGCGCGTCCGACGACCATTCGCGCTAACCGAGACATGATACGCCACGTCATCTCAAACCTGGTGTCAAACGCGGTGCGCCATGGCGACGTCAGGAGCGTGATAAAAATTACTTGCAACCAGAATGAGCTGGCTATCGAAAATGCCTGCAGGCCACTCACTAAACAGCAACTCCAGCACGTCTTTGACCCGTTTTATCGCAGTTCTGACGACATGAAGCAACATGCCGACAGCAGTGGCATCGGCCTCTACACCGTGAAGATGCTACTCGACACCAAAGGCCTTGACTATGACTTCACACCGCACGGGCGGGGCATGCGGTTTGTGGTGAGGTTTGAGTAG
- a CDS encoding ABC transporter permease, whose amino-acid sequence MSFVQRAWLYITRKKLKTLILLAILLCMSTIMLSGFAIKHSTDAAAQSLDKTLKAGFTLGNNPRTNPGTARGSGTVSNKDIDAVKNLGGVTDYVKRQNATVDFINTKLVPLPSGGSGYDAEKDKQFGNAATIIGVNKSESEKKFRAESLKLIAGRHITENDSHKILVHEAFAKANNLKLGSKIKLRANQYDTDNEHPSKDEVEVEIVGIFTGKNPKQATYQVELFENLFLTDLTTTRQLNAYTEQNEIYQDATFFTKGTKQLDEVMARANKLPVNWQKYQLNKNNQELAGVTGAVNGVYGLIDGMLWATALVSVAVIGMVLYLWMNERKREAGVLLATGVPQSKIVLQYIAELVMIAVLSFGASYFTAGLIAQQMGDHVVSQAAQNATRQAGSSLNGASLGADADSVTSSRTLEKVTVGVQPTDLLAVWGAGLAVIIIAVLLASRPITQSTPKELLTEVD is encoded by the coding sequence ATGTCATTTGTACAACGTGCCTGGCTCTACATCACCAGGAAAAAACTCAAAACGCTGATTTTGCTGGCGATTTTGCTGTGTATGTCGACGATTATGCTGAGTGGATTTGCCATTAAGCATTCGACCGACGCGGCGGCGCAGTCGCTGGACAAAACGCTCAAGGCCGGCTTCACGCTGGGCAATAATCCGCGCACCAATCCAGGAACCGCCCGCGGTTCGGGAACGGTGTCAAACAAAGACATCGACGCGGTGAAGAATCTGGGGGGTGTGACGGACTATGTCAAGCGCCAGAACGCCACGGTCGATTTTATCAATACCAAGCTAGTGCCACTACCGAGTGGCGGCAGCGGTTATGATGCCGAGAAAGATAAACAGTTTGGTAACGCCGCTACCATCATCGGTGTTAATAAATCTGAGTCCGAGAAAAAGTTCCGGGCTGAGTCGCTCAAGCTCATCGCTGGCCGGCACATCACCGAGAACGATTCGCACAAGATTTTGGTGCACGAAGCTTTCGCCAAGGCCAACAACCTGAAGCTTGGTAGCAAAATTAAGTTAAGGGCCAATCAATACGACACCGATAACGAGCATCCATCCAAGGACGAGGTCGAGGTAGAAATCGTCGGTATATTTACCGGCAAAAACCCAAAGCAGGCGACCTATCAGGTGGAGCTGTTCGAGAATTTGTTCTTGACTGACCTCACGACAACCCGCCAGCTGAATGCCTATACCGAGCAAAATGAGATTTACCAGGACGCTACGTTCTTCACCAAGGGCACCAAACAGTTGGATGAGGTGATGGCACGGGCAAATAAATTGCCGGTCAATTGGCAAAAGTATCAATTGAATAAGAATAACCAGGAACTGGCTGGCGTAACTGGCGCAGTGAACGGTGTGTACGGTCTGATCGACGGTATGTTGTGGGCGACGGCGCTGGTTAGTGTGGCGGTGATCGGCATGGTGCTGTACTTGTGGATGAACGAACGCAAGCGCGAAGCGGGCGTACTCTTGGCGACGGGTGTGCCGCAGTCAAAGATTGTACTGCAATACATCGCTGAGCTGGTGATGATCGCGGTGCTGAGCTTCGGTGCGTCGTACTTTACTGCAGGGCTGATTGCTCAACAAATGGGCGATCACGTGGTGTCGCAGGCGGCGCAGAATGCCACACGTCAAGCTGGCAGTTCCCTCAATGGTGCATCGCTCGGTGCTGACGCTGACTCGGTGACGTCATCGCGCACGCTAGAAAAGGTGACGGTTGGTGTACAACCGACAGATCTGCTGGCAGTGTGGGGCGCTGGACTGGCGGTGATTATCATTGCAGTGCTGCTGGCTTCGCGGCCGATTACCCAATCAACGCCAAAAGAATTACTAACTGAAGTGGACTAG
- a CDS encoding GrpB family protein, with translation MDRELEKMSLEELWQLFPIFLVEHNREWVHWYDEEVKSISSLVPEKYITRISHIGSTAIPNIQAKNIVDILLEVPSEKELEPVKNILVENNWLCMSQKAKRISLNNGYTKQGFADKVFHLHIRVAGDNDEIYFRDYLIENSSIAKEYEKLKLNLWKEFENDRDGYTDAKSDFIRKYTKIAREKYGSKNRLS, from the coding sequence ATGGATAGAGAACTAGAGAAAATGAGTTTGGAAGAATTGTGGCAACTATTCCCTATATTTCTTGTAGAACACAATCGAGAATGGGTGCACTGGTATGATGAGGAGGTAAAATCCATCTCCTCATTGGTGCCGGAAAAATATATAACACGAATATCCCACATTGGGAGTACAGCTATCCCAAATATACAGGCAAAGAATATAGTAGATATATTGCTTGAAGTCCCGTCGGAAAAAGAATTAGAGCCTGTAAAAAATATTCTTGTTGAAAATAATTGGCTGTGTATGAGTCAGAAAGCAAAACGAATCTCATTGAATAATGGATATACCAAGCAGGGCTTTGCGGATAAGGTATTTCATCTCCACATTAGGGTGGCGGGAGATAATGATGAGATCTATTTTAGGGATTATCTAATTGAAAATAGTAGCATCGCCAAAGAGTACGAAAAATTAAAACTGAATCTTTGGAAGGAATTTGAGAATGATAGGGATGGGTATACTGATGCAAAAAGTGATTTCATCAGAAAGTATACTAAAATAGCTAGAGAAAAATACGGGTCCAAGAATAGGTTGTCCTAA
- a CDS encoding DNA alkylation repair protein, whose protein sequence is MYDDIVTKLAKLAEGNETYAEFNKRIVNTEMPVIGIRVPDLRRLARELAPDMSAADISELLTVQDESFDYVLLCGLLITHARLDDQTAIDLTKQYLPRVDSWAHIDVVIEKKRRFAGESWWNFALECLQSEAEFTVRYGVVSLMTNFLDEAHINQVFAVLRDITHDGYYVKMALAWLYATAAVNFFELTLAELENGHVDAWTRNKAYQKMRESRRFTSEQQDIIAKYKAKEYYR, encoded by the coding sequence ATGTATGATGACATTGTAACAAAGCTGGCAAAGCTTGCTGAGGGTAATGAGACGTACGCTGAGTTTAACAAGCGTATCGTCAATACCGAGATGCCGGTCATCGGTATACGGGTGCCGGATTTGCGGCGCTTGGCGAGGGAGTTAGCGCCTGATATGAGCGCAGCGGATATTAGTGAACTGCTGACGGTTCAGGATGAATCTTTCGACTACGTGTTGTTGTGTGGATTGTTGATTACGCACGCTAGGCTCGATGATCAGACGGCGATTGATTTGACCAAGCAATATTTGCCCCGCGTTGATTCGTGGGCGCACATTGACGTTGTTATTGAGAAAAAGCGACGATTTGCCGGTGAATCGTGGTGGAATTTTGCACTGGAATGTTTGCAGAGTGAGGCTGAATTTACAGTGCGCTACGGTGTGGTTTCTTTGATGACTAATTTTCTGGATGAGGCGCATATCAATCAGGTTTTTGCAGTACTACGTGACATTACGCACGATGGTTACTATGTCAAAATGGCGTTGGCTTGGCTATACGCCACGGCGGCGGTAAACTTTTTTGAGCTGACGCTGGCTGAACTAGAAAACGGACATGTTGATGCCTGGACGCGCAATAAAGCTTACCAAAAAATGCGCGAATCAAGGCGGTTTACGTCCGAACAGCAGGACATCATTGCCAAATATAAAGCTAAAGAATATTACCGATAA
- a CDS encoding GNAT family N-acetyltransferase, with the protein MTEASVSNIVVRPARADDFDFVADLMIRALTPFYDGDHYAHARRIFDAHIAGGIDRVGQFSAGQYMFIAESDGRQVGVIHVVEKKQGTVKISPLIVDTAYRGKMGVGSMLLKHAEDFARSLGARQIYCTVAEPNKKALGFFLRKGFRITGTAKDHYKIGIDEHMLYKQLIDEAGFDSPNISVVPFDESQHADGARALILSQMSGDFDGVDSNWVDALFAGYRRMESGDVNTKFKIIFVAECDGRVVGVAGATPKKGRPIKLMPLVASSEAAFEALIIDLQGLLEDYGHKLYVHLVPEPWQVACLQRHGWSLEGVFPGGYAPNSVVQQWGFNFNKEGASVRKMRIKKPYFDAIMEGCKTLEVRVGYNSIKRLKAGGLLQLETGHTSGVVRIKSIRIYRSFADMLSSEVWQQIVPQAKSEEEALRLLRKIYPDHKERLGVHVIEVEK; encoded by the coding sequence GTGACTGAAGCATCAGTCAGCAACATCGTCGTGCGCCCAGCAAGGGCTGACGACTTCGATTTCGTCGCGGATCTTATGATCCGGGCGCTCACACCGTTTTATGACGGTGACCACTACGCACATGCGCGGCGCATCTTTGACGCGCACATCGCGGGTGGCATTGACCGTGTTGGCCAGTTCTCTGCTGGACAGTACATGTTCATCGCCGAGAGCGATGGACGGCAGGTCGGAGTCATCCACGTCGTAGAGAAGAAGCAGGGGACTGTCAAGATCAGCCCCCTCATCGTTGATACGGCGTACCGAGGGAAGATGGGCGTTGGAAGCATGCTGCTCAAGCACGCTGAAGATTTCGCCCGTAGCCTCGGTGCTCGGCAGATCTACTGCACTGTGGCAGAACCGAATAAAAAGGCGCTGGGATTCTTCCTCCGGAAGGGCTTCCGCATCACCGGAACAGCGAAGGATCACTACAAGATCGGCATCGATGAGCATATGCTGTATAAGCAGCTCATTGACGAGGCGGGGTTTGACTCGCCGAACATCTCTGTGGTTCCGTTCGATGAGAGCCAACACGCCGACGGCGCGCGAGCTCTCATTCTGTCGCAGATGAGTGGCGACTTCGACGGTGTGGATAGCAACTGGGTTGACGCCCTATTTGCTGGTTACCGTCGTATGGAGTCTGGCGACGTGAACACCAAGTTCAAAATCATCTTCGTCGCTGAGTGCGACGGTCGGGTGGTCGGTGTCGCTGGGGCTACTCCTAAGAAGGGGCGGCCCATCAAGCTGATGCCTTTGGTGGCCTCGTCAGAGGCGGCGTTTGAGGCACTCATTATCGACCTGCAGGGGTTGTTGGAGGACTACGGTCACAAGCTGTATGTCCACTTGGTTCCCGAGCCGTGGCAGGTCGCCTGTCTCCAGCGTCATGGCTGGAGCCTGGAGGGCGTGTTCCCCGGTGGGTACGCGCCGAACAGCGTGGTTCAGCAGTGGGGATTCAACTTCAACAAGGAAGGAGCAAGTGTGCGTAAGATGCGCATCAAGAAGCCCTATTTCGACGCCATCATGGAGGGTTGTAAGACTCTCGAAGTTCGCGTCGGCTACAACAGTATCAAGCGCCTTAAGGCGGGAGGGCTGTTGCAGCTCGAGACTGGACATACGTCTGGCGTGGTACGTATCAAGTCGATCCGCATCTACCGTAGCTTCGCTGACATGCTCTCATCGGAAGTGTGGCAGCAGATCGTGCCGCAGGCGAAGAGTGAAGAGGAGGCACTTCGCCTCCTCCGCAAGATCTACCCTGACCACAAGGAACGCCTCGGCGTTCACGTCATTGAGGTCGAGAAGTAG
- a CDS encoding DUF3850 domain-containing protein produces MKIITKKSYPDLFEKVLAGEKTFDMRVADFDIQPGDILEQVEVNYDGTPTGRKVRHVVGEVLRTKEIDFWKQEDIDQYGYQVMSLAERVD; encoded by the coding sequence ATGAAAATTATCACCAAAAAATCTTACCCTGATTTATTCGAAAAAGTCCTAGCGGGCGAGAAAACGTTTGATATGAGGGTGGCTGATTTTGACATCCAACCTGGCGATATTTTGGAACAGGTTGAGGTAAATTATGACGGAACGCCAACCGGTCGCAAAGTCCGTCACGTAGTCGGCGAAGTTTTACGCACGAAAGAAATCGATTTTTGGAAACAAGAAGATATTGATCAATACGGCTATCAAGTGATGTCGCTTGCCGAGCGGGTTGATTGA